A window of the Candidatus Tisiphia endosymbiont of Dascillus cervinus genome harbors these coding sequences:
- a CDS encoding pentapeptide repeat-containing protein codes for MVKNKPVVYDLAVKIEKFRPTSKDIKDYITAQHATLASDPKESLSLNQYLKEKYFSDDNVVVVADLSDRTFSRSGNVTDLSGGDFTGCILKNTTFTGCNLADAMFCDVDFDNAYFEDTILKNIDFRGDDLANCRFSDGYKGYSQIGKERDIEGIKFSTTSSLGRKYADIKSDLVRKKEQQDIISSKQKELEEAEKKLSLKAQAWRIGGYKTGNSEYDRLQEELKLMVEQKIFPREDNSMHETFQNIFGSSSCTFDPAYVRGSTKEQRNQETQYVPLARKDIEQYLQARKSNENLSLNDFAKSKLEKSQIRSGARIIADCSSRVDTSTNNEWYDRVDLSNLDFSGADLGGAVFAGSVLSGCRFNGTNISEANFESAELDGANFLGSKADNANFFNSNLSQAVVDNSQFTHAFMACSNGQEVVINNSNFDYANIKKGKWDNAKFTDSTFNQADLQGISLISADLRRVQMQHAILDKAILTECQIIESNLSNALMEKTKAHKAKFKDTILQNIEAKGLDLSDVELSGLTKLDGANLEAAILRRINAEGVNFINANLNMVEAQKANFRNAILEGVEVKFANLTEAILEGAKAKGINASYSILKKVHAQKADFSNSIMRSIDAQEGDFTEVIFMNGDLTKSKLQQAILEKVQAEKVKLEGVNLRAAKLAEADLSKATVDIDTDIVDVNLIGLQGIFIQNGQEIIPQKLQEEQKQLEQVKKAEQLELTLENLPHIAVGLLKETGTFLLDIATIVPSAIRNPLDTKKLLYDELYADFLKFQEVSGKLLSDKLLIEERQKLQKEQVEHVSNLIKGAGAVADIYIPALNEARSDLLKDQIAQRVLLPVLGAVLNPAPMISPTEASRVNPDIFDGVDKNFIRRIVPLVLKLGGGVLEGESNKKVQEIYKNLIISNENSGRDIIKNALGIFTSPKVAEVVKKDLVEFLRDSANQKEITKIAENVLDDKFTRFVSKEFFRDTVSLATNASSTILEHTPEMVMIYEFYMKHQDLGLELLTNKNLSPTRKEEIIGTQRAMILSILDNTSKVVQDLAPALKSTLPQYFADNKKNILEFLDKTEVQQNIRSIGLNPKFVRDATAATIPFIVDVLPIISELTESCLADKEGLERIIEQTKEVMNVPESKQAEKVGKLVNSLIKFNKDNPKVKEVLQEKIPELLIKHAKDLGPVVEKFLNETEMGKKLKLKGEAIVKALGDHAKEVGTITASYKKGEYSAMVRPLINLLSDTKVLSLAVEATVNLWKYNFQKHFVSNSTREKVIGEKMNQIIEDVLPNPLVIAKSDKKIDLSSIFQEQDEKYSRNNSSEYSPILDYSLNNKDLRGLSFEKVDMKLDDFEIKGFNFNEVTLGKCSMKNVELKECSFKRVTFKEHIDFEGATIDGNTLTTLLPEIKKYNKKHPEKTMNLDNIRVVGNISEEVKSNPLLKNVDLNKATVKKIEVIPPVPKASQTISSNEHRERYDRNANKERQTNLLIR; via the coding sequence ATGGTGAAAAATAAACCTGTTGTCTATGATCTCGCTGTTAAGATTGAAAAATTTCGTCCTACTAGCAAGGATATAAAGGATTATATTACAGCTCAGCATGCAACTTTAGCAAGTGACCCTAAGGAAAGTTTAAGCCTTAATCAATATTTAAAGGAAAAATATTTTTCAGATGATAATGTAGTAGTAGTTGCAGATTTATCCGATAGGACTTTTAGTAGATCTGGTAATGTAACAGACCTAAGCGGAGGAGATTTTACTGGTTGTATACTTAAAAATACTACTTTTACAGGATGTAATTTAGCTGATGCGATGTTTTGTGATGTTGATTTTGACAATGCTTATTTCGAAGATACTATTCTAAAAAACATAGATTTTAGAGGGGATGACCTTGCTAATTGTAGGTTTTCTGATGGCTATAAAGGATACTCTCAAATAGGGAAAGAACGTGATATTGAGGGGATAAAATTCAGTACCACTTCTTCTTTAGGCAGAAAATATGCTGACATAAAAAGTGACTTAGTTCGCAAAAAAGAGCAGCAAGATATTATAAGTAGTAAACAAAAAGAATTAGAGGAGGCGGAGAAGAAGTTAAGCTTGAAAGCTCAGGCTTGGCGTATTGGAGGTTATAAAACCGGGAATTCAGAATATGATAGGCTGCAAGAAGAGCTGAAGCTAATGGTTGAGCAAAAAATATTTCCTAGAGAAGATAATTCAATGCATGAAACTTTTCAAAACATTTTTGGCAGTAGCAGTTGTACTTTTGATCCAGCTTATGTACGAGGATCAACTAAAGAACAGCGAAATCAAGAAACGCAATATGTACCCTTAGCTCGGAAAGATATAGAGCAATATTTGCAGGCAAGAAAGAGTAATGAGAATTTAAGTTTAAATGATTTTGCTAAATCTAAATTAGAGAAATCACAGATAAGATCAGGAGCAAGAATTATTGCAGATTGTTCTAGTAGAGTTGATACTTCTACTAATAATGAATGGTATGATAGAGTTGATTTATCTAATTTAGATTTCTCTGGAGCAGATTTAGGGGGTGCTGTGTTCGCGGGGTCCGTTTTATCCGGATGTAGATTTAATGGTACTAATATTAGTGAAGCGAATTTCGAGAGTGCAGAACTTGATGGAGCTAATTTTTTAGGGTCTAAAGCAGATAACGCGAATTTTTTTAATAGTAATTTAAGTCAGGCAGTCGTTGATAATAGTCAGTTTACACATGCTTTTATGGCTTGTTCTAATGGTCAGGAGGTTGTGATAAATAACTCCAACTTTGATTATGCGAATATAAAAAAAGGTAAATGGGATAATGCAAAATTTACTGATTCAACATTTAATCAGGCAGATTTGCAAGGTATTTCTTTAATCTCAGCAGATTTACGAAGAGTACAAATGCAGCATGCAATATTAGATAAAGCTATTTTAACAGAGTGTCAAATTATAGAGAGTAATTTATCTAATGCTTTGATGGAAAAGACCAAAGCACATAAAGCAAAATTTAAAGATACTATATTGCAGAACATAGAAGCAAAAGGATTAGATTTGTCGGATGTTGAGTTAAGTGGTTTGACTAAGTTGGATGGAGCGAATTTAGAAGCAGCTATTCTAAGAAGGATTAATGCTGAAGGAGTGAATTTTATTAATGCCAATCTAAATATGGTGGAAGCACAAAAGGCGAATTTCAGAAATGCAATTTTAGAAGGAGTAGAGGTCAAATTTGCTAACTTAACAGAGGCGATTTTAGAAGGAGCGAAGGCTAAAGGAATCAATGCAAGTTATAGTATACTAAAAAAAGTTCATGCACAAAAGGCTGATTTCTCGAATAGTATAATGAGGAGTATTGACGCTCAGGAAGGTGATTTTACCGAAGTAATATTCATGAATGGTGATCTTACAAAATCAAAATTGCAGCAAGCGATATTGGAAAAAGTACAAGCAGAAAAGGTTAAGTTAGAAGGAGTTAATTTACGTGCGGCAAAGTTAGCTGAGGCTGATTTGTCTAAAGCTACGGTCGATATTGATACTGATATTGTGGACGTAAATTTGATTGGTTTACAAGGCATATTCATTCAAAATGGTCAAGAAATTATTCCGCAAAAGCTTCAAGAAGAGCAAAAACAATTGGAGCAAGTAAAAAAAGCGGAGCAATTAGAATTAACACTAGAGAATTTACCTCACATCGCTGTAGGTTTATTAAAAGAGACAGGGACATTTCTTCTTGATATTGCTACTATAGTACCTTCAGCTATTAGGAATCCGCTGGATACAAAGAAGCTATTATATGATGAGCTATATGCTGATTTTCTGAAATTTCAAGAAGTGAGTGGAAAATTATTAAGTGATAAGTTGCTAATTGAAGAAAGGCAAAAATTACAAAAAGAACAAGTAGAGCATGTATCTAATCTAATCAAGGGAGCTGGTGCAGTGGCTGATATATATATTCCTGCTCTGAATGAAGCACGATCTGATCTATTGAAAGATCAGATCGCTCAGCGTGTTTTGTTGCCAGTTTTAGGAGCTGTGTTAAATCCCGCTCCAATGATTTCACCTACAGAAGCTAGTAGAGTTAATCCTGATATATTTGATGGAGTAGATAAAAATTTTATTAGAAGGATAGTGCCGTTGGTGCTAAAATTAGGAGGTGGCGTATTAGAAGGAGAATCAAATAAAAAAGTACAAGAAATTTATAAAAATCTAATAATTTCTAACGAGAATTCAGGGCGTGATATCATTAAAAATGCTTTGGGAATCTTTACCAGCCCTAAAGTAGCAGAAGTAGTCAAGAAAGATTTAGTTGAGTTTTTACGTGATTCAGCTAATCAAAAAGAAATTACCAAAATTGCTGAGAATGTTCTAGACGATAAATTTACTAGATTTGTGTCAAAAGAATTTTTTAGGGATACTGTATCACTAGCAACTAATGCAAGTAGCACGATATTAGAGCATACTCCTGAAATGGTTATGATCTATGAGTTCTATATGAAACATCAAGATTTGGGCTTGGAATTATTGACTAATAAAAATTTATCTCCAACTCGAAAAGAAGAAATAATAGGAACGCAAAGAGCCATGATATTGTCTATTTTAGATAATACTAGTAAGGTTGTTCAAGATCTAGCTCCTGCCTTAAAATCGACTCTACCACAATATTTTGCTGATAATAAAAAGAATATTTTAGAATTTTTGGATAAAACAGAAGTGCAGCAAAATATAAGATCTATTGGTCTGAATCCTAAATTTGTACGTGATGCAACAGCAGCAACTATTCCATTTATTGTTGATGTTTTACCGATAATATCAGAACTTACTGAAAGTTGTTTAGCAGACAAAGAGGGGTTAGAGCGAATCATTGAGCAAACTAAAGAGGTTATGAACGTACCTGAATCCAAACAAGCAGAAAAAGTTGGTAAATTAGTAAACTCTCTTATTAAGTTTAATAAGGATAATCCTAAGGTTAAAGAAGTTTTACAAGAAAAAATACCGGAGCTTTTAATAAAACATGCTAAAGACCTTGGCCCTGTGGTTGAGAAATTTTTAAATGAAACCGAGATGGGTAAAAAACTAAAACTAAAAGGTGAAGCAATTGTTAAAGCACTAGGGGATCATGCTAAGGAAGTAGGAACAATAACGGCTTCATATAAGAAGGGAGAATATAGTGCAATGGTTCGTCCATTGATTAATTTGTTATCTGATACAAAAGTTCTAAGTTTAGCTGTAGAAGCTACTGTTAACCTTTGGAAGTATAATTTCCAAAAACATTTTGTGTCTAATTCAACACGTGAAAAAGTAATTGGTGAAAAAATGAACCAAATTATTGAAGATGTTTTGCCCAATCCTCTTGTGATAGCTAAGTCAGACAAGAAAATAGATTTATCTTCTATCTTTCAGGAGCAGGATGAGAAATATAGTCGAAATAATTCATCTGAGTATTCACCGATACTTGATTATTCCTTAAATAATAAAGATTTGAGAGGATTATCTTTTGAAAAAGTAGATATGAAATTAGATGATTTTGAAATTAAAGGATTTAATTTTAATGAAGTGACATTAGGAAAATGTTCTATGAAAAATGTTGAATTGAAAGAATGCTCTTTTAAGAGAGTTACTTTTAAAGAACATATAGACTTTGAAGGAGCTACCATTGATGGTAATACTTTAACTACACTTCTTCCGGAAATTAAAAAATATAATAAAAAACATCCGGAAAAAACAATGAATTTAGATAATATAAGAGTTGTTGGGAATATAAGCGAAGAAGTTAAATCAAATCCTTTGCTAAAAAATGTAGATTTGAATAAAGCTACTGTAAAAAAAATAGAAGTTATTCCACCAGTACCTAAAGCAAGTCAAACAATATCATCAAATGAACATAGAGAAAGATATGATAGAAATGCTAACAAAGAAAGACAAACAAATCTGTTAATCAGATAA
- the odhB gene encoding 2-oxoglutarate dehydrogenase complex dihydrolipoyllysine-residue succinyltransferase, producing MSIEIIVPSLGESVSEAAIAKWHKKQGDAVKVDELLLELETEKVTLAVNALSSGVISKILKNEGDTVYVGESVGQITEGEASSVASLSTLDKEIKQQPASTNKVDVPPSVQRLVSENKLQLADIKGTGREGRVTKGDVLEFINTPPAKETELPVIANIVRTNEGMVERVKMSRLRKTIADRLKQSQNTAAILTTFNEIDMLKVINLRMQYREEFEKKHGVKLGFMSFFVKATIEALKAVPSVNAEIEGDEILYKNYYDIGVAVGTEQGLVVPIVKQADKLSFAKVEKEIAGLGKKAREGKLSMSDLSGGTFTISNGGVYGSLLSTPIINPPQSGILGLHKTEERPVVVNGKIEIHPMMYVALSYDHRIIDGKEAVTFLVKIKELIENPEKLLLNL from the coding sequence ATGAGTATTGAAATTATAGTTCCATCTCTTGGAGAGTCTGTATCAGAAGCGGCTATTGCTAAGTGGCATAAAAAACAAGGAGATGCAGTAAAAGTGGATGAGCTACTTTTAGAACTTGAGACAGAGAAAGTTACGTTAGCAGTAAATGCACTTTCCTCTGGTGTAATAAGCAAAATACTTAAGAATGAGGGTGATACAGTATATGTGGGTGAGAGCGTAGGACAAATTACCGAAGGAGAAGCTTCTAGTGTAGCTTCACTTAGTACACTAGACAAAGAGATAAAACAGCAACCTGCAAGTACCAACAAGGTTGATGTTCCGCCCTCGGTGCAAAGATTAGTGAGCGAAAATAAACTGCAATTAGCTGACATAAAAGGTACTGGTCGAGAAGGCAGAGTGACCAAGGGAGATGTACTAGAGTTCATAAATACCCCGCCTGCAAAAGAAACAGAATTACCTGTTATAGCCAATATTGTACGTACAAATGAAGGGATGGTTGAGCGTGTTAAAATGTCACGTCTTCGTAAAACTATAGCGGATCGTTTAAAACAATCACAAAATACTGCAGCCATTCTAACTACTTTTAATGAAATTGATATGTTGAAAGTTATTAATTTGCGTATGCAGTATCGTGAAGAGTTTGAGAAGAAGCATGGCGTGAAGCTAGGATTTATGTCATTTTTTGTAAAAGCTACTATTGAAGCTCTTAAAGCAGTTCCATCGGTAAACGCCGAGATAGAAGGGGATGAGATTCTGTATAAGAATTATTATGATATTGGTGTTGCAGTAGGAACAGAGCAGGGTCTAGTAGTGCCAATAGTTAAGCAGGCTGACAAATTGAGTTTTGCTAAGGTTGAGAAAGAAATTGCTGGTTTGGGTAAAAAGGCTAGAGAAGGAAAATTATCTATGTCTGATCTATCAGGTGGAACATTTACCATTTCAAATGGCGGTGTTTATGGATCACTATTGTCAACTCCGATTATTAACCCTCCTCAATCTGGTATTTTAGGTCTTCACAAGACCGAAGAAAGACCAGTAGTGGTTAATGGTAAGATAGAAATACATCCCATGATGTACGTTGCTTTATCTTATGATCATCGTATTATTGATGGCAAAGAAGCAGTTACTTTTCTTGTAAAAATAAAGGAATTGATTGAAAATCCTGAGAAATTGTTATTAAATCTTTAA
- a CDS encoding ribonucleotide-diphosphate reductase subunit beta — translation MSLLNASPIYKPFSYPWAYEAWHIQQRIHWLPEEVPLADDLKDWKYNLSPGEKHLLTQIFRFFTQADIEVNNCYMKHYSRVFKPTEVLMMLSAFSNMETIHIAAYSHLLDTVGMPETEYSAFLKYREMKDKYDYMQRFGVETKEDIATTLAVFGAFTEGLQLFASFVILLNFPRFNKMKGMGQIISWSVRDETLHTDSIIMLFKTFIRENPEVWTEEVRSRLYEACATIVHFEDAFIELAFEVGGIEGLTARDVMKYIRYIADRRLMQLGLKEIYLIDTNPLPWLDEILNGAEHTNFFEGRVTEYTKAATTGSWEDVFAEMDGRRSGTT, via the coding sequence ATGTCTTTACTTAATGCCAGTCCAATCTACAAACCATTTTCTTATCCATGGGCTTATGAAGCGTGGCATATTCAACAACGAATTCATTGGTTACCAGAGGAAGTGCCGCTGGCTGATGATCTAAAAGACTGGAAATATAATTTAAGTCCAGGAGAAAAACATTTATTAACTCAAATATTTCGTTTCTTTACTCAAGCTGATATTGAAGTAAATAATTGTTATATGAAACATTACTCTAGGGTATTTAAGCCAACTGAAGTACTGATGATGTTATCAGCGTTTTCTAATATGGAAACAATTCATATTGCTGCTTATTCTCATCTGCTTGATACCGTAGGTATGCCAGAAACTGAATATTCAGCATTTCTCAAATATAGAGAAATGAAAGATAAATATGACTATATGCAGCGTTTCGGTGTAGAAACTAAAGAAGATATTGCTACTACTTTAGCAGTATTTGGTGCATTTACTGAAGGGTTACAGCTATTTGCTTCATTTGTTATTTTACTTAATTTTCCTCGTTTTAATAAAATGAAAGGTATGGGGCAAATTATTAGTTGGTCAGTAAGGGATGAGACGTTACATACTGATTCTATCATTATGTTATTTAAAACTTTTATTAGAGAAAACCCTGAAGTATGGACTGAGGAGGTTCGTAGCCGTCTTTATGAGGCGTGTGCGACTATTGTGCATTTTGAAGATGCCTTTATTGAACTAGCATTTGAAGTTGGTGGTATTGAGGGGTTAACAGCTAGAGACGTAATGAAATATATTCGTTATATTGCAGATCGCAGATTAATGCAGCTTGGACTTAAAGAGATTTATTTAATTGATACTAATCCGTTGCCTTGGCTTGATGAAATCTTAAACGGTGCTGAACATACTAATTTCTTTGAAGGAAGGGTGACAGAATATACCAAAGCTGCAACTACTGGATCGTGGGAAGATGTATTTGCTGAGATGGATGGTAGGAGGAGTGGTACTACTTAA
- a CDS encoding ribonucleoside-diphosphate reductase subunit alpha has protein sequence MATQANTKFPIKIDKKRDDLLTNFGKAVLKDRYLLAGEGFQDLFARVASYYADNAKSAQQLYEYISKLWFMPATPVLSNGGTDRGMPISCFLNETDDSLEGIVDLWTENVWLASRGGGIGSYWGNVRSINEAIKGKGTSSGIIPFVKVVDSMTLAISQGSIRRGSAAIYLPIDHPEIEEFIDLRRHTGGDTNRKALNMHHGIAVTDAFMQAVESDGNFPLISPATKKVVREVKARDLWVKLLTTRIETGEPYILFIDTVNRYIPQHHKKLGLQVKTSNLCSEITLPTGIDHLGKARTAVCCLSSVNLEYFDDWQNDPEFIPTAMRFLDNVLEDFITKAPSTMERAKYSAMRERSIGLGVMGFHSFLQSKDVPIESVMAKVWNNQIFEHIHKEADKASVVLSDERGACLDAVEVGINERFSNKTAIAPTASISIIAGNSSPGIEPFAANSFVQKTLTGSFNVRNKYLEKLLSTKGFNNEQVWSSIATHEGSVQHLTFLSSHEKDVFRTAYEIDQNWLIDLAADRTPHISQSQSLNVFLAGNVSKMYLNNIHFRAWKKGVKSLYYCRSTSIQRADKVSHDVKKADFQDIERDNKKKQEKEVVSYDECLSCQ, from the coding sequence ATGGCAACGCAAGCAAATACTAAATTTCCTATAAAAATTGATAAGAAACGAGATGATTTACTGACTAATTTTGGCAAAGCAGTGCTAAAAGATAGATACTTACTAGCCGGAGAGGGGTTTCAAGATCTATTTGCTAGAGTAGCTAGCTATTATGCTGATAATGCAAAATCAGCTCAGCAATTATATGAGTACATAAGCAAGTTGTGGTTTATGCCAGCTACACCGGTTCTTAGTAACGGTGGAACTGACAGAGGGATGCCTATCTCTTGTTTTTTAAATGAAACAGATGATAGTTTAGAAGGTATTGTAGATCTTTGGACTGAGAATGTTTGGTTAGCCTCACGTGGTGGTGGTATAGGAAGCTATTGGGGCAATGTTCGTTCTATTAATGAAGCAATTAAAGGCAAAGGTACTTCTTCTGGCATTATTCCATTTGTCAAGGTTGTCGATTCTATGACTTTAGCTATTTCTCAAGGGTCAATTAGACGTGGTAGTGCTGCTATATATTTACCAATTGATCACCCTGAAATTGAGGAATTCATAGACTTAAGACGCCATACTGGTGGTGATACTAATCGTAAAGCTTTAAACATGCATCACGGCATAGCTGTAACAGATGCATTTATGCAAGCAGTTGAGAGTGATGGAAATTTTCCATTAATCAGCCCTGCTACTAAAAAAGTTGTACGTGAAGTTAAGGCTAGAGATTTGTGGGTTAAGTTATTAACTACTAGAATAGAAACTGGAGAACCCTATATTTTATTTATTGATACTGTCAATAGATATATTCCGCAGCATCATAAAAAACTTGGATTACAGGTAAAAACTTCAAATCTTTGCAGTGAGATTACTTTGCCAACTGGCATTGATCATTTAGGTAAGGCAAGAACTGCCGTTTGTTGCCTATCTTCAGTAAATTTAGAATATTTTGATGATTGGCAGAATGATCCTGAATTTATTCCTACCGCAATGCGTTTTTTAGATAATGTACTTGAAGATTTTATTACTAAAGCACCTAGTACCATGGAGCGAGCTAAATATTCAGCAATGCGTGAACGTAGCATAGGTTTAGGCGTTATGGGTTTTCACTCATTCCTACAATCAAAGGATGTACCAATAGAGTCGGTAATGGCAAAGGTTTGGAATAATCAAATATTTGAACATATTCATAAAGAAGCTGATAAAGCTTCAGTAGTTCTATCTGATGAACGTGGTGCTTGCCTCGATGCAGTTGAAGTAGGTATTAACGAACGGTTTAGTAATAAAACAGCTATTGCTCCTACGGCATCAATCTCTATTATTGCTGGCAATAGTTCGCCTGGAATTGAACCATTTGCTGCTAATAGTTTTGTCCAAAAGACTCTTACTGGATCTTTTAATGTACGTAACAAATATTTAGAAAAGCTGTTAAGCACCAAAGGTTTTAATAATGAGCAGGTTTGGTCATCAATTGCAACTCATGAAGGCTCAGTTCAACATCTAACCTTTTTATCCAGCCATGAAAAAGATGTTTTCAGAACTGCTTATGAGATTGATCAAAATTGGCTTATTGATCTAGCAGCAGATAGGACACCACATATTTCACAATCTCAATCTCTAAATGTTTTCTTAGCAGGCAATGTAAGTAAGATGTATTTAAATAATATCCATTTTAGAGCTTGGAAAAAAGGGGTTAAGAGTTTATATTATTGTAGATCAACCTCAATTCAAAGAGCTGATAAAGTATCACACGATGTCAAGAAAGCGGATTTTCAAGATATTGAAAGAGATAATAAGAAAAAACAAGAAAAAGAAGTTGTGTCTTATGATGAATGTTTATCCTGTCAGTAA
- the fabD gene encoding ACP S-malonyltransferase, protein MNRAFVFPGQGSQMVGMGKEFYDNFQVAKETFEMVDNTLGRKLSHIVFNGSSEDLTLTINAQPALMAVSMAILNVIKQQTNRNITNLCSYVAGHSLGEYSALCAAESIDIQVTTQLLAVRSKSMQEAYPVGQGSMAACIGVPLKKLEEIIKEVIDLDIANDNIDGQVVISGKTIAVERVISIVKDLGYKAIKLNVSTPFHCSLMKPAEEQMAKALDKVAINKPFVPVIQNVTAKPITNPIEIKQNLISQICGRVRWRQTLNELENLKIEQIVEIGAGKVLTNMLKKTDHKFNLINVSSLVELEEFLKIM, encoded by the coding sequence ATGAATAGAGCATTTGTCTTTCCAGGTCAAGGGTCACAAATGGTTGGTATGGGGAAAGAATTCTACGATAACTTTCAGGTGGCAAAAGAGACATTTGAAATGGTAGATAATACTCTTGGAAGAAAATTAAGCCATATTGTCTTTAATGGATCAAGTGAAGATTTAACTTTGACTATTAATGCTCAACCAGCACTAATGGCAGTATCTATGGCAATATTGAATGTCATTAAGCAACAAACAAATAGAAATATTACTAACCTGTGTTCATATGTTGCAGGTCATTCTTTAGGAGAATATAGTGCATTATGTGCAGCGGAAAGTATAGATATACAAGTAACTACCCAATTGCTAGCAGTACGTAGTAAGTCCATGCAAGAAGCCTATCCGGTTGGTCAAGGCTCAATGGCGGCATGTATAGGCGTACCTCTAAAAAAGCTTGAAGAAATCATCAAAGAGGTTATAGACCTTGATATAGCTAACGATAATATAGATGGACAGGTGGTAATTAGTGGTAAAACTATAGCAGTGGAACGGGTAATATCTATCGTAAAAGATTTAGGCTATAAAGCTATTAAATTGAATGTCAGCACTCCTTTTCATTGTAGTTTGATGAAGCCAGCAGAAGAGCAAATGGCAAAGGCTTTAGACAAAGTAGCAATTAACAAACCGTTTGTTCCGGTGATACAAAATGTTACAGCTAAACCAATAACTAACCCTATAGAGATAAAACAAAACTTAATCTCCCAGATTTGTGGTAGGGTGAGGTGGCGTCAAACTTTAAACGAATTGGAAAATCTGAAAATAGAACAAATAGTTGAAATAGGTGCAGGTAAGGTTCTAACTAATATGCTGAAAAAAACTGACCATAAATTTAATTTGATTAATGTTTCGAGTCTTGTAGAATTGGAAGAATTTTTAAAAATTATGTGA